TAATGTGTTagagtttccgtcagctctgttTTCAGGGACATGTAAAGAATATTTTGCAATGCAGGTCAGTGTGTCCTGAGCTTTAATGTTGACTCTAAACTGTAAATTattaacatattaaaaaaaagggGAAGTCAAAAACTGCGTTTcaacttttttttagttttaagtacAATCCATGCAGCCCTGCTTCTTTGAGATCCACTGAAGTAGTTGACTCAGTCAGCTGATTttgacaaacaaaaattattcgtTTTGTATTGGGttgcaaaattttgtgcatatttattgaaatttatttgttttatttaataaagagTATTACTGAAACATACGACTGAAAATTTTACGTAATCGGCATGTCTGACAATGAATACGAACGCTTCGAAATAACCGATTATGATTTGGACAACGAGTTTAATCCAGGGCGACGACGACATCCAACAAAGAATCAgcaaatttacggtaatttttcaattttaatatttcaGTTTTATGAGAACTGATTTTATTGCCTCAAATTAGGTATTTGGGCCGACGATAGTGATAATGACAGCGGCGAAGAAACTAGTAACCGACGAGGGCGCCGTGGTGCCGGCCGCCGGCCTAAAGATTACTCAGCGCCAGTTAGCTTTGTTGCCGGTGGCATACAACAAGCGGGTAAGAAagacaaaaagaaaaaggaagaagATGATGAAGTACATGAAATATCCGATGATGAAAGTGATGCAGATGATGGCGAAGAACGTCCATCCTTCGGACGTAAACAAGTAGAGGCTGGAGGTGGTGAGGACAGTGCTTCGGAAACTAGCTCTGATGATGAACGCACTAGAGAAAAACGTGCTGAGGCTAGCAAACAGCAACGTAGTAGCTCTGGACAGCACACAAGAAATCCCAATGTTGGAGCATGGGAACGACATACACGCGGTATTGGCGCAAAATTACTGCTACAGATGGGTTATCAGCCAGGCAAAGGATTGGGCAAAGAATTGCAGGGCATCTCGCAACCTGTGCAGGCACAAGTGCGTAAAGGACGTGGTGCTATTGGAGCATACGGACCGGAAACGGCAGCGAGTGTAGGCGGGAAGGGAGTGAGTATTTTGGAAATTTATTGCTGTACGTAAATATTATATGTTACCTATGCTATATTGTAGCCTGTGGTCAAAGAAGACGATGATGTGTGCGAAGCCAAAGAGTTCAAGGAGAAGTTGAACAAATGGAAAAAGACTACAGAAGGACGTCAGGATAAGGGCAAGCGGTACTATTATCGTTCTGTTGAGGAAGTGATTGAGAAAGGCAAGAAAGGGAGTTTCATGCTTTCTGACAAATTCAGGTAAGTTATAGTAACAACACGGACATGACATATCGCCAATTAAAAGGTTGGGAAGTTAATAAATAGTTTTCGAAAAGGTGCGACTACTTTTCGAAGTTACAATAGCAGCTTTGGCAATTCAGCTTGCAACCAGTGCCAGTACAATCAGCAATCCGGCCAAAAATATTGTCTAGGTTCCCCCATAGTTTTCTCATAACCTCTTAAGCAACATATCAAAGTTAGGCAACATTAGCACAAGTCGTAAGAATGTCCTAGGCTTATATTCCCACGCAGGAGAAAAGGTATGAAGTAAAAACGCAAGTAAGTCGTTATAGGCGACCTTCATACAAAATAAAACTTTTATcgcggtttttgttgttgttgttgtagcgattaggttactccccgaaggctttggggagtgttatcgatgtgatggtcctttgtcggatacagatccgatacgctccggtaacagcacgattaaggtgctggcccgaccatctcgggaacgatttatatggccacattaaaccttcaggccatccctccctccccacctccaagttccatgaggagcttggggtcgccagagcctcgtctgttagtgaaacgggattcgccgctcgaaggtgaggttgacaattgggatggagaagttatatattgcgctacacaaccccttgaatcccctttTATCGCGGTgacatcttgttgttgttgttgtagcgataaggtttctgttgttgttgtagcgataaggttgctccccgaaggctttggggagtgttatcgatgtgatggtcctttgccggatacagatccggtactctCCGGTAACAtagtaccattaaggtgctagcccgaccttctcgggaacgatttatgcggccacattaaaccttcaggccatccctccctccccaccaccaagttccatgaggatcttAAAAGTGGGTCGTTCTCTAATATAAGCCCGACAATGTATAGTGCGTTGGATGACTATATTTTCCTCTAAAGCTCTATTCTTATTGAAACCAGACAATCCCACACAATCCCTAAATCATCGTAGCTATaattagaattaaaatttttaaaattttactttcagcAAGAAGATCGGCAACGTGCCTGTTATTGATATGACTGGTCCAGAAAAACGTGTACTCAGCGGCTATCACGCTTTGGGGCAAAGTAAAGTGCCCGATGAAGAGCTGTATGATTTAGAACAAGCTGTTGCAAGTAGCAGTATTACCGCCAAGAAAGGTAGCACATTTGCGCTACCCGAACTCACACACAATTTGCAACTAATTGTGAATCTTTGCGAACAAGATATTATAACGCTGGATAAAGCTGAACGTGAAGCAACGGATCGTCAAGCAGCGCTTGAGCATGAACGTAAAAATCTGAATGAGATTGTGCAGCTAGAAAAGAATCACATCGATACGTTAGAACAAGCCCTCAAACTCGTAGAAGAGCTCACACAAAATAATGAAACATTAACGCTCCAACGCGCAGAACAAATTTTCGCCACACTCCAACAAAACTATGCTGCCGAATATCAAGAATTCGCGTTAGGTGATTTGGCGGCTGGTGTCATAGCGCCACTTCTTAAGATTTCAATCGAAAATTGGAAACCACTCGAACAACCAACACAACATGTGGAACTCATCAAAAAATGGCGTGGCATACTTGACACGAATGCGGATCCACAAAATGAATCACGCAACATCTTTGATCCCTATTCATCGCTTGTATGGGCTGGTGTTATTCCCAGCTTCCGAGCATGCGCTGCCTCATGGAATCCAAAACAACATCAACCTATGGCTGCTTTGCTCGATTGTTGGGCGCCACTATTTCCCACATGGATACTAGATTCCGTGCTTGAACAGTTGGTATTGCCGCAGTTAAATAATGGTGTACGTGATTGGGACCCCCTTACTGACACAGTGCCCATACATATGTGGATACTGCCATGGAATAATATACTTGGACATAAAATGGAGGAATTCATCTTCCCAACAATACGCGAGAAATTAGCAGCCGCTTTGCAAGCTTGGATGCCACAAGACCGTTCTGCGCGCGCTATGCTCACGCCATGGAAGGGAGCATTCGACGATATCGAAATGCAACGTTTCCTCACGCAACATATTATACCCAAATTACAAATGGTATTAAATGAATTTATTATAAATCCATTACAGCAACAGTTGGAATTATGGAATCAAGTGTGGGAGTGGCATGAGCTTTTAACTACACATCAAATGTCCTTGCTGCTCGATAAGTATTTCTTTCCCAAATGGATGCAAGTT
The DNA window shown above is from Eurosta solidaginis isolate ZX-2024a chromosome 2, ASM4086904v1, whole genome shotgun sequence and carries:
- the sip1 gene encoding septin-interacting protein 1, whose protein sequence is MSDNEYERFEITDYDLDNEFNPGRRRHPTKNQQIYGIWADDSDNDSGEETSNRRGRRGAGRRPKDYSAPVSFVAGGIQQAGKKDKKKKEEDDEVHEISDDESDADDGEERPSFGRKQVEAGGGEDSASETSSDDERTREKRAEASKQQRSSSGQHTRNPNVGAWERHTRGIGAKLLLQMGYQPGKGLGKELQGISQPVQAQVRKGRGAIGAYGPETAASVGGKGPVVKEDDDVCEAKEFKEKLNKWKKTTEGRQDKGKRYYYRSVEEVIEKGKKGSFMLSDKFSKKIGNVPVIDMTGPEKRVLSGYHALGQSKVPDEELYDLEQAVASSSITAKKGSTFALPELTHNLQLIVNLCEQDIITLDKAEREATDRQAALEHERKNLNEIVQLEKNHIDTLEQALKLVEELTQNNETLTLQRAEQIFATLQQNYAAEYQEFALGDLAAGVIAPLLKISIENWKPLEQPTQHVELIKKWRGILDTNADPQNESRNIFDPYSSLVWAGVIPSFRACAASWNPKQHQPMAALLDCWAPLFPTWILDSVLEQLVLPQLNNGVRDWDPLTDTVPIHMWILPWNNILGHKMEEFIFPTIREKLAAALQAWMPQDRSARAMLTPWKGAFDDIEMQRFLTQHIIPKLQMVLNEFIINPLQQQLELWNQVWEWHELLTTHQMSLLLDKYFFPKWMQVLVLWLNQSPDYAEISRWYTGWKSMFTEEILREPLVKEHLRRALEIMHRATDVQSQGSASTTLPKAPNMNATQQQPLPPPVPAPALMDLQIPAPVQLEFKELVSQKCAERGILFAPMPGRRELGKQVYRVGKLYCYIDRNVCMLSDSTMKNWMPISMQQLMDRAVTGVL